One genomic segment of Panicum virgatum strain AP13 chromosome 2N, P.virgatum_v5, whole genome shotgun sequence includes these proteins:
- the LOC120660980 gene encoding pentatricopeptide repeat-containing protein At1g76280-like, producing MQRILSRAARRCTNSSAAFKSPLAQANVASGLHSEDAPTCSNEYDNLTWKTSLVRSMQADIVNALRRGDRQRASMILSNFQNTDWALTKDDFSYILEYCAEAPDPLFVMETLEFMEEKAIGMSKGIYRYVIRALSRGGYSKEALHWLTLLGEKESTHATLPFFNIFLNSCGSSGNLKDAECCLEIMENYLLGKSEITYYELLKIAVLQGNLPAVYDIWKDCTRYYSPSIIMQRKILRALTTFGDLQSAYHILQHMVVIAAQSSGHLRLSSKRRYQSSRLDIPVLALSESEDLKLLPDCNLQPSQGKLATGENSADVQPELFEEKTQSFEIVELKADVLSEGNDLADKVGLENGSVPDALRFVGSAVRRILRWSFNDLMHACVQFNNCQLAEQLFLEMQKLRLRPSKFTYDGFVKTVIAGKGVAYAMKVIEVMERRGIKPYNDTLAALSEGYSKKLQLDLAEDFLERISEIRPKHIRAINALLSGCEIMNEPERAVRILAKMKQVNMKATLRTYELLFSLFGNINVPYEDGNVLSHVEVSKRISIIEMDMLNNGIQHSFVSMKNLIRAYGAEGMIEEMLRYLNVAENTLWNINSYQKSDLYSVVLHALVQAKESHKAIRIFKIMRSCGIPTDISIYTTMIECCKWLPCFKSARALLSLMLRDGFHPTVVTYTSLLKVALAKDDFEGALDLLDTCKTEGIEPDIQMFNTVLSHAYYKGQIHVIEYIVECIHRAKIQPDPSTLWYTFCVYEEHELYNTAIEALQVLSMRMISEDVSICSEKITVFEDIILSEEPDAELRIIRTFEAGEEFLATALLNLRWCAIMGATISWSPEESLWAWRLASSYDDNRRPHISPPEVPQSWGRKSYF from the exons ATGCAGAGGATACT ATCGAGGGCTGCTCGCCGTTGCACCAATTCCTCGGCGGCATTCAAATCCCCACTC GCGCAGGCGAATGTGGCAAGCGGACTTCATTCTGAAGATGCTCCAACTTGTTCTAATG AATATGATAATTTGACATGGAAGACTAGTTTGGTCAGATCTATGCAAGCAGACATTGTCAATGCTCTCCGTAGAGGTGATCGGCAGCGGGCATCAATGATTCTTTCAAACTTTCAAAACACTGATTGGGCATTGACTAAAGATGATTTCTCTTATATATTGGAGTATTGCGCAGAAGCACCTGATCCTTTG TTTGTTATGGAAACTTTGGAATTCATGGAGGAGAAGGCTATTGGTATGAGTAAGGGTATCTACAGATATGTCATTCGTGCCCTGAGCAGAGGAGGATACTCGAAGGAG GCACTTCACTGGCTGACTCTTCTAGGGGAGAAAGAAAGCACTCATGCCACTTTGCCATTTTTTAATATCTTTCTAAACTCCTGTGGAAGTAGTGGAAATCTGAAGGATGCTGAATGCTGTCTAGAGATAATGGAAAATTATCTTCTGGGGAAGTCTGAAATAACGTACTATGAGCTTTTGAAG ATTGCAGTCTTACAGGGAAATCTGCCTGCAGTTTATGATATTTGGAAGGACTGCACTAGATATTATAGCCCAAGCATTATTATGCAAAGGAAAATTTTGAGGGCGTTAACCACGTTTGGTGACCTCCAATCTGCATATCACATCTTGCAGCATATGGTAGTCATTGCTGCACAAAGCTCTGGCCATCTGAGGTTGTCTTCTAAAAGAAGATACCAATCATCAAGATTAGACATTCCTGTACTTGCATTGAGTGAATCGGAAGATCTCAAATTGTTACCAGACTGTAACCTGCAACCATCTCAAGGGAAGCTGGCTACTGGTGAAAATTCAGCTGATGTTCAGCCTGAGTTATTTGAGGAGAAAACTCAGTCATTTGAAATTGTTGAATTGAAAGCTGATGTATTATCTGAAG GCAACGATCTTGCTGATAAGGTTGGACTAGAGAATGGGAGTGTTCCAGATGCATTGAGATTTGTGGGAAGTGCAGTAAGGAGAATTCTGAGATGGTCGTTCAACGATcttatgcatgcatgtgtacaaTTTAACAACTGTCAGTTAGCTGAGCAGTTATTTCTAGAG ATGCAAAAACTTCGATTGCGGCCATCAAAATTTACGTATGATGGGTTTGTCAAGACTGTGATAGCTGGCAAAGGAGTTGCATATGCCATGAAAGTG ATTGAAGTGATGGAGAGAAGGGGCATTAAACCTTACAATGATACACTTGCTGCTCTTTCAGAGGGTTATAGCAAAAAATTACAGTTGGATTTGGCTGAGGACTTTTTGGAAAGAATTTCAGAGATACGACCAAAGCATATACGTGCCATTAATGCTTTGCTTTCTGGATGTGAGATTATG AATGAACCAGAAAGAGCTGTGCGCATACTAGCTAAAATGAAGCAAGTGAACATGAAGGCAACTCTCAGGACGTATGAACTTTTGTTTTCTCTGTTTGGCAATATCAATGTTCCTTATGAAGACGGAAATGTGCTCTCTCATGTTGAGGTTTCCAAAAGGATAAGCATAATTGAGATGGACATGCTAAATAATGGAATCCAACACAGTTTTGTGTCTATGAAGAACTTA ATACGAGCTTATGGAGCTGAGGGGATGATAGAGGAAATGCTGAGGTACCTGAATGTAGCTGAAAATACCTTGTGGAACATAAATTCTTATCAGAAGAGTGATCTCTACAGTGTTGTGTTGCATGCTCTTGTCCAAGCCAAGGAA AGTCACAAAGCAATAAGGATTTTCAAAATCATGAGATCATGCGGCATTCCAACCGATATTTCAATTTATACTACCATGATAGAGTGCTGCAAATGGTTACCATGTTTCAAATCAGCTAGGGCATTGCTGTCTTTGATGCTCCGAGATGGCTTCCATCCAACTGTCGTGACTTATACATCTCTCCTGAAG GTTGCATTAGCAAAAGATGATTTTGAGGGGGCTCTGGATCTGCTTGATACATGCAAAACTGAAGGAATTGAGCCTGATATACAGATGTTCAATACAGTACTCTCACATGCATATTATAAA GGTCAAATTCATGTCATCGAATACATTGTGGAGTGTATACATCGAGCAAAAATCCAACCTGATCCATCAACACTCTGGTACACATTTTGTGTGTACGAGGAGCATGAACTTTACAATACTGCAATTGAGGCATTGCAAGTACTCAGCATGAGAATGATATCTGAGGATGTCAGCATCTGTAGCGAGAAAATAACTGTTTTTGAAGATATAATCCTCAGTGAAGAGCCAGATGCTGAACTGAGAATCATAAGGACATTCGAAGCAGGTGAAGAGTTTCTTGCAACAGCTTTACTGAACCTGAGATGGTGTGCGATAATGGGTGCCACCATATCTTGGTCACCAGAGGAGAGTCTTTGGGCATGGAGGCTGGCATCCTCGTACGATGATAACAGGAGACCACATATAAGCCCCCCGGAAGTCCCCCAATCTTGGGGAAGGAAATCCTATTTCTGA